One genomic window of Cellulophaga sp. Hel_I_12 includes the following:
- a CDS encoding TetR/AcrR family transcriptional regulator, with protein sequence MAKLQKSIDKKNALVKATIELVNNNGFHGTPMSKIAKMANVSPATIYLYFDSKQDLVNKTYLEVKTAYTHFAFATYDESMPVKEGFEIIWKRIADFKLKELDKSLFLSQCDNTPMIDETSRQEGIKHLQPLLDLWKRGKKEKILKPISDYLLYAYTISPLSFLMLMQQREAFKITHDTIEEGYQVAWDAIKI encoded by the coding sequence ATGGCTAAGCTTCAAAAAAGTATCGACAAAAAAAATGCCTTGGTAAAAGCCACGATAGAATTAGTGAACAACAATGGTTTTCATGGAACTCCCATGTCTAAAATTGCTAAAATGGCTAATGTTTCTCCAGCTACAATTTATCTCTATTTTGACAGCAAACAAGATTTGGTAAATAAAACCTATCTAGAGGTTAAAACAGCCTATACCCATTTTGCTTTTGCTACTTATGATGAATCCATGCCCGTAAAAGAAGGATTTGAAATTATTTGGAAACGGATAGCCGATTTTAAATTGAAAGAGCTTGATAAATCCCTTTTTTTATCACAATGTGATAACACACCGATGATTGATGAAACGAGCCGACAAGAGGGCATAAAACACCTACAACCCCTACTCGACCTATGGAAAAGAGGAAAAAAGGAGAAAATTCTTAAACCAATTTCGGACTATCTTCTATACGCCTATACCATAAGTCCTTTATCCTTTCTCATGTTAATGCAACAGCGCGAGGCTTTTAAAATTACCCACGATACTATTGAAGAGGGGTATCAAGTTGCTTGGGATGCCATTAAAATTTAA
- a CDS encoding EamA family transporter, with the protein MAKPTNTVLIVLAFFAIYFIWGSTYLLNKIAVTELPAYMLAGLRFTTAGLLIFGICKITKIPTKITARQFINSAIAGFLFLTFGNGVFVWGLKYVDSGFAALEVAAMPLIVLIMMRIVDGKKIQAMSFVGVIFGILGIYLLVSQKQVIQSEDAVLGMTIIFFCVLAWSTGSLFVSRVDLPESYLVNTAYQMVTAGITLALASLLLGETWTSPLSWSGGVQFAMIMLILFGSIVAFSAFNYLLKTVSPEKVATSSYVNPVIALFLGWYILDEQLTTQSIIAAAILLTGVYFINTKKKLVIYDRFRDKLRSKRSKA; encoded by the coding sequence ATGGCAAAACCAACTAATACCGTTTTAATTGTCCTTGCTTTCTTTGCTATTTATTTTATTTGGGGTTCGACGTATCTTTTAAATAAGATTGCCGTTACCGAATTACCAGCGTATATGTTAGCAGGATTGCGCTTTACAACTGCTGGTTTATTAATTTTTGGCATTTGTAAAATTACCAAGATCCCTACAAAAATCACTGCGCGACAATTTATCAATAGCGCCATTGCCGGTTTCTTATTTCTTACTTTTGGGAATGGTGTTTTTGTATGGGGACTTAAATATGTGGATAGTGGTTTTGCTGCCCTAGAGGTAGCAGCTATGCCACTAATTGTATTAATCATGATGCGCATTGTTGATGGTAAGAAAATACAAGCCATGTCGTTCGTAGGCGTAATTTTTGGCATTTTAGGTATTTATTTATTAGTGAGTCAAAAACAGGTAATTCAGAGTGAAGATGCTGTTCTAGGCATGACTATTATATTTTTCTGTGTTTTGGCGTGGTCTACAGGTAGTTTATTTGTCTCTAGAGTAGATTTACCAGAAAGTTACTTGGTCAATACAGCATACCAAATGGTTACGGCTGGGATTACCCTAGCTCTTGCTAGTTTGCTATTAGGTGAAACTTGGACATCCCCATTAAGTTGGAGTGGTGGAGTACAATTCGCTATGATAATGCTTATTCTTTTTGGTAGTATCGTGGCTTTTTCTGCTTTTAATTATTTATTAAAAACCGTTTCTCCAGAAAAAGTAGCCACTTCAAGTTATGTGAATCCTGTGATTGCCTTATTTTTAGGTTGGTATATATTAGACGAACAATTAACCACTCAATCTATCATAGCCGCTGCAATTCTTTTAACAGGCGTTTATTTTATCAATACGAAAAAGAAGCTCGTGATTTATGATCGCTTTAGAGATAAATTGAGAAGTAAAAGAAGTAAGGCTTAA
- a CDS encoding c-type cytochrome has product MLKPIEQVLLFIFFIVLASCAGEDSFLSEIEDKSDLPSEVWEIIPLPKSSQRSGDAQKGKEYLFSGDYMSSGIPLEAFLTVYGANNENILNRSGDNATIPHDYTALLAENNVKVVAPNCLSCHSAKINNEYIVGLGNHSMDLTFNRAALEPILTRGIIQIYGEKSPEFEAYQQFRKSIIAIGPKTITETLGANSANKIAEVLVAHRDKNTLVWEDTPFIEIEEDVIPSDVPAWWLLKKKNAIFYTALSRGDFAKSFIEAGMLALKDVEKAKEIDQNMPDVLAYFESLEAPKYPFTVDNTLVNKGKAIFTNSCSSCHGNYGDQPSYPNSLVGLKTIKTDPELSNRNTKVSSYNRYFYDWFNTGYFGTEPYNLVLKADGGYIAPPLDGIWATAPYLHNGSVPTLLDLLHSANRPELWSRTFDNADYDTQKVGWNYTLETSKDNNKTYNTNLKGYGNDGHTFGDNLSDEERLAVLEYLKTL; this is encoded by the coding sequence TTGTTAAAGCCAATTGAACAAGTACTACTTTTTATCTTTTTTATTGTACTAGCCAGTTGCGCCGGAGAAGATAGCTTTTTGTCTGAAATTGAAGATAAATCAGATCTACCCTCCGAGGTGTGGGAAATAATTCCACTACCCAAGAGTAGCCAGCGATCTGGAGATGCCCAAAAAGGAAAAGAATATTTATTTTCTGGTGATTACATGAGTTCTGGAATACCCTTAGAAGCTTTTTTAACAGTTTATGGGGCAAATAACGAAAATATACTAAATAGATCTGGTGATAACGCCACCATACCTCATGACTATACGGCACTTTTAGCAGAAAACAATGTAAAAGTAGTAGCGCCAAATTGCCTTAGTTGTCATAGTGCCAAAATCAATAATGAATATATCGTTGGTTTAGGAAACCATAGTATGGATTTAACGTTTAATAGAGCAGCACTGGAACCTATTTTAACAAGAGGAATAATACAAATTTACGGGGAAAAAAGCCCTGAATTCGAAGCGTATCAACAGTTTAGAAAAAGTATTATTGCCATTGGACCAAAAACAATAACGGAAACATTAGGCGCCAATTCTGCTAATAAAATTGCAGAAGTTTTAGTGGCTCACCGAGATAAAAACACCTTAGTTTGGGAAGATACCCCTTTTATTGAAATTGAAGAGGATGTGATCCCGTCAGATGTTCCCGCTTGGTGGTTATTAAAAAAGAAAAATGCTATATTTTATACAGCACTCTCTAGAGGAGATTTTGCTAAGTCTTTTATTGAAGCAGGTATGCTTGCCTTGAAAGATGTTGAAAAAGCCAAAGAAATTGATCAAAACATGCCTGATGTTTTGGCTTATTTTGAAAGTTTAGAGGCACCAAAATATCCTTTTACAGTAGATAACACCTTGGTAAATAAAGGTAAAGCAATTTTTACGAATAGCTGCTCAAGTTGTCACGGAAATTATGGTGATCAGCCAAGTTATCCAAATTCTCTAGTAGGTTTAAAGACCATAAAAACTGATCCAGAATTATCGAATCGGAATACTAAAGTTTCTTCATACAACCGCTATTTTTATGACTGGTTTAATACTGGATATTTTGGAACGGAACCTTATAATTTGGTTTTAAAAGCTGACGGTGGCTATATAGCTCCACCCTTAGACGGAATTTGGGCAACAGCTCCTTACTTACATAACGGCTCGGTGCCAACTCTTTTAGATCTTTTACATAGTGCAAATAGACCTGAATTATGGAGTAGAACTTTTGATAATGCCGATTATGATACTCAAAAGGTAGGTTGGAACTATACCTTAGAAACTAGTAAAGATAATAACAAAACATATAATACGAATCTGAAAGGATATGGAAATGATGGTCATACCTTTGGAGACAATTTATCGGATGAAGAGCGATTAGCCGTTCTAGAGTATCTTAAAACACTGTAA
- a CDS encoding ABC transporter permease: MKTIRYIIQKEFKQIFRNKGMLPIIFVLPLLQLIILSNAATFEVKNVKFGYIDNNRSSTSRALLEKFNASTYFDVLTVFESQKKADEAMLRGTIDVVLEIPNHFEKDLETRKTSAVGLTINAIDGAAAGVESVYVHQIIQSFNKNISLSTLQSLDGQTKPLSMTSIPSFWYNQTLNYKTFMVPGILVLLVTMITLFLSGMNIVREKEMGTLEQINVTPIKKSQFIIGKLFPFWLIGLGLLTVGLIISKLIFDIPIVGSLGLMYAYTSIYILVVLGIGLFISNFTDTQQQAMFIAWFFMVIFILMSGLFTPIESMPAWAQTLTEFNPIKYFVQVMRMVMLKGASFTDILPQFLKTLLYALIMNGLAVWSYKKTN; the protein is encoded by the coding sequence ATGAAAACAATACGATACATTATTCAAAAAGAGTTTAAGCAAATCTTTAGAAATAAAGGCATGTTGCCTATAATTTTTGTTTTACCCTTACTACAACTCATTATTTTATCCAATGCTGCTACTTTTGAGGTAAAAAATGTAAAATTTGGATACATTGATAACAATCGTTCCTCTACGTCAAGGGCTTTACTAGAAAAATTTAACGCTTCAACATATTTTGATGTTTTGACGGTCTTTGAATCACAAAAGAAAGCTGATGAAGCGATGTTAAGGGGTACTATTGATGTGGTACTAGAAATTCCAAATCACTTTGAAAAAGACTTAGAGACTAGAAAGACAAGTGCAGTGGGGCTTACCATAAACGCCATTGATGGCGCCGCTGCCGGAGTAGAAAGTGTGTATGTTCATCAAATTATTCAAAGTTTTAATAAAAATATTTCTTTGAGTACTTTGCAATCATTGGACGGACAAACTAAGCCTTTGAGCATGACTAGCATTCCATCATTTTGGTACAATCAAACGTTGAATTATAAAACGTTTATGGTTCCTGGTATTTTGGTACTTTTAGTCACCATGATTACTTTATTCTTATCCGGAATGAATATTGTTCGTGAAAAGGAAATGGGTACTTTAGAACAGATTAATGTAACACCCATAAAAAAAAGTCAGTTTATCATCGGAAAATTATTTCCTTTTTGGCTTATTGGTTTGGGTTTGTTAACGGTTGGATTAATCATATCAAAACTTATTTTTGATATCCCCATAGTAGGTAGTTTAGGCCTAATGTACGCCTATACATCAATTTACATTTTAGTCGTTTTAGGCATCGGTTTATTTATCTCTAATTTTACCGATACCCAACAACAAGCTATGTTTATCGCTTGGTTTTTTATGGTTATTTTTATTTTAATGAGTGGTTTATTTACCCCTATTGAAAGTATGCCGGCATGGGCACAAACCCTTACTGAATTTAATCCTATCAAGTATTTTGTACAAGTAATGCGTATGGTCATGCTTAAAGGAGCCAGTTTTACCGATATTCTACCTCAGTTTTTAAAAACCTTACTCTACGCTTTAATTATGAATGGTTTGGCAGTTTGGAGTTATAAAAAAACCAATTAA
- a CDS encoding nitroreductase family protein: MELLDKLNWRYAAKAMNGEKVAQDKVDNILEAARLAPTSSGLQPFEIFVITNQEIKEKIKPVAWNQSVITDCSHLLVFAAWDTYTADRINKMFDLTNEVRGFKNEGWENYRQMLLDNYPQKDAEENFNHAAKQAYIAFSQAIAAAAFEGVDATPIEGFDPTKVDEILGLREKGLRSAVLLPLGYREVEKDWLVNLVKVRKSTEDLVTVID, translated from the coding sequence ATGGAATTATTAGATAAATTAAATTGGAGGTACGCAGCAAAAGCTATGAATGGCGAGAAAGTTGCTCAAGATAAGGTAGATAACATATTAGAGGCTGCTCGCTTGGCACCGACATCAAGTGGTTTACAACCTTTTGAAATATTTGTGATTACCAATCAAGAAATCAAAGAAAAAATTAAGCCCGTGGCTTGGAACCAATCGGTCATTACAGATTGTTCTCATTTACTAGTTTTCGCCGCTTGGGATACCTACACAGCAGATCGTATCAATAAGATGTTCGATTTAACCAACGAAGTTCGTGGTTTTAAAAACGAAGGTTGGGAAAATTACCGTCAAATGTTATTAGATAATTATCCTCAGAAAGATGCAGAAGAAAACTTTAATCATGCTGCGAAACAAGCCTATATTGCTTTTTCACAAGCCATTGCTGCCGCAGCCTTTGAAGGTGTAGATGCCACACCTATTGAAGGTTTTGACCCTACTAAAGTTGATGAAATTCTAGGTCTTCGTGAAAAAGGCTTACGAAGTGCTGTTTTATTACCATTAGGATATCGAGAAGTAGAAAAGGATTGGTTAGTAAACTTAGTAAAAGTTCGAAAAAGCACTGAAGATTTAGTGACTGTTATCGATTAA
- a CDS encoding dienelactone hydrolase family protein — MKNLKKEDIQQEVYDLYDDYAHNKLERRQFIEKLSLYAVGGITVASLLSFMSPKYLESLQVQPDDTRLNSDYVTYDSPKGGGPIKALLSKPENTTGKLPGIIVVHENRGLNPYIEDVGRIAALDGFITIAPDALSPLGGYPGNDDDGRALQRQRNRDEMLEDFIAAFDYLSNHENCNGSIGVVGFCFGGWISNMMAVKVQNLKAAVPFYGGQPTAEEAALIKTPLMLQYAGLDTRVNEGWPAYEKILKENNVEYKAYFYPDVNHGFHNTSTPRFDKPAADLAWQRTMDFFKEKLV; from the coding sequence ATGAAAAATTTAAAGAAAGAAGATATACAACAAGAAGTGTATGACCTTTATGATGATTATGCGCATAATAAATTAGAACGACGTCAATTTATAGAAAAGTTATCACTTTATGCTGTTGGCGGCATAACCGTAGCTTCATTATTGAGTTTTATGAGTCCCAAATATTTGGAAAGCCTTCAAGTACAACCGGACGATACGAGGTTAAATTCTGACTACGTTACCTATGATTCACCAAAAGGTGGCGGTCCTATAAAAGCCTTATTATCGAAACCTGAAAATACAACAGGCAAGTTGCCTGGTATCATTGTTGTTCATGAAAACCGAGGATTAAATCCATATATTGAAGATGTTGGTCGTATTGCAGCTCTGGATGGTTTTATCACCATAGCCCCAGATGCATTATCTCCGTTGGGAGGTTATCCTGGAAATGATGATGATGGTCGAGCATTGCAAAGACAACGCAATAGAGATGAAATGTTAGAAGATTTTATCGCGGCATTCGATTATTTAAGCAATCATGAAAATTGTAATGGATCCATTGGCGTCGTAGGATTTTGTTTTGGAGGTTGGATTTCTAATATGATGGCTGTAAAAGTTCAAAATTTAAAAGCTGCTGTTCCATTTTATGGAGGGCAACCAACGGCCGAAGAGGCAGCGCTTATAAAAACTCCTTTGATGCTGCAATATGCAGGTTTAGATACTAGGGTTAATGAGGGTTGGCCAGCGTATGAAAAAATATTGAAAGAAAATAATGTGGAGTATAAGGCCTATTTTTATCCTGATGTAAATCACGGTTTTCATAATACCAGTACCCCCAGATTTGATAAGCCTGCTGCGGATTTAGCTTGGCAAAGAACCATGGATTTTTTCAAAGAAAAATTAGTCTAG
- a CDS encoding pseudouridine synthase — protein sequence MKKHLHFKLHKPFGVLSQFTSNDAKEARQKQFLGDLYDFPEGIMPIGRLDEKSEGLILLTTDGKLSDQVNQSGIEKEYYAQLDGEITLEAIETLQKGVQIGFAGKKYNTKSCRAFKLEKTPNFAEADKKLRIGTHRPNSWISITITEGKFRQIRKMTAAVGFPTLRLVRVRIGTILLKDMTAREVVPITIKEVLDEVNTKNRP from the coding sequence ATGAAAAAACACCTACATTTTAAACTTCATAAACCTTTTGGTGTTTTGAGTCAGTTTACATCAAATGATGCAAAAGAAGCAAGACAAAAGCAATTTTTAGGTGATTTATATGATTTTCCAGAAGGCATTATGCCTATTGGTCGATTAGATGAAAAATCAGAGGGTTTAATACTATTGACTACCGATGGCAAATTAAGTGATCAGGTGAATCAATCTGGAATAGAAAAAGAATATTACGCCCAGTTAGATGGCGAAATTACATTAGAAGCTATAGAAACCCTTCAAAAAGGCGTTCAAATAGGTTTTGCAGGTAAAAAATATAACACCAAATCTTGTCGAGCTTTCAAACTAGAAAAAACGCCTAACTTTGCCGAAGCTGATAAAAAATTAAGAATTGGCACCCACCGTCCTAATTCATGGATAAGCATCACTATAACGGAAGGTAAGTTTCGACAAATTCGTAAAATGACGGCTGCCGTTGGTTTTCCAACACTTCGTTTGGTACGCGTCAGAATTGGTACTATACTTCTGAAAGATATGACAGCGCGTGAAGTGGTTCCAATTACGATCAAAGAGGTATTAGACGAAGTGAATACTAAGAACAGACCTTAA
- a CDS encoding KTSC domain-containing protein, with protein MKRVAEYKKLFSVEKEIDLKELKNTYRGLVKQWHPDKFQDGDEQKEVAELKSRQIIDGYHFLVSIAPETKAANLEEYTKLTTESGILDFQHKGLLLEVTFLDGTTYEYFGVPKNIYVKLINSPKAYRFAKRSIFNSYLYRKSKKTLQEA; from the coding sequence ATGAAACGAGTAGCTGAATACAAAAAACTTTTTTCTGTTGAAAAAGAAATCGACTTAAAAGAATTAAAAAATACCTACCGTGGGTTGGTAAAGCAATGGCATCCTGATAAATTTCAAGATGGTGACGAGCAAAAAGAAGTTGCTGAACTTAAAAGCAGACAAATTATTGACGGGTATCATTTTTTAGTGAGTATAGCTCCAGAAACTAAAGCAGCCAACTTAGAAGAATATACAAAACTGACTACCGAATCTGGAATATTAGATTTTCAACACAAAGGTTTACTATTAGAAGTTACCTTCTTAGACGGTACCACCTATGAATACTTTGGAGTTCCTAAAAATATTTATGTAAAGTTGATTAATTCTCCAAAAGCATACCGATTCGCAAAGCGTAGTATTTTTAATAGTTATTTATACAGAAAGTCTAAAAAAACACTTCAAGAAGCATAA
- a CDS encoding peptidylprolyl isomerase, with product MSKVKENDTVKVHYTGKLTNGQVFDSSLEREPLQVTLGQQSLIPGFENGLINMALNEKKTVVIPVEEAYGEIQKELFQKVPLSELPEEIKPEVGMGLMAKNPDGTERQLRIADVREDAIIIDANHPLAGQELTFELEVVGIE from the coding sequence ATGAGTAAAGTAAAAGAAAACGACACAGTTAAAGTACATTACACAGGAAAATTAACGAACGGACAAGTATTTGACAGTTCTTTGGAAAGAGAACCGCTACAAGTTACTTTAGGTCAGCAAAGTTTAATTCCAGGTTTTGAAAACGGATTAATAAACATGGCGTTAAATGAAAAGAAAACTGTGGTAATTCCTGTGGAAGAAGCTTACGGCGAAATTCAAAAAGAATTATTTCAAAAAGTACCTTTAAGCGAACTACCTGAAGAAATAAAACCAGAAGTAGGTATGGGGCTTATGGCTAAAAATCCTGATGGAACGGAACGTCAACTTAGGATTGCGGATGTACGAGAAGATGCAATTATTATCGACGCCAATCATCCACTTGCAGGACAAGAATTGACTTTTGAATTAGAGGTGGTAGGAATTGAATAG